One window from the genome of Blastopirellula retiformator encodes:
- a CDS encoding DUF1559 family PulG-like putative transporter: MTKRKAFTLVELLVVIAIIGVLIALLLPAVMMARESVRRAHCTNNQKQMLLAMHNYMDMTGGNIPRGVTVDHTTTASTCGGDDNNPYAHTIHTFLLPFLEQQNLFDQVDFLYGMKASQNAGVRRTRVSAYECPSAEIGPYLATDGPNNYPVSMSSHGYGQCGRYSPPNGGVFAIFWGLKHTFDGSTPLPLDQAKLVAPEMRMTRITDGLSNTMVIGEFAPGRDYVLENGVSKWQFARSWFNGQSVSSIGYTINANGTPNSPKATWGSSTWARNLSTVGSFHPGGVNGGFMDGSVRFIPDTVDGQMWFAMGTPNGGEVIQFP; encoded by the coding sequence ATGACGAAGCGCAAAGCATTTACGTTGGTCGAGCTGTTGGTGGTCATCGCCATCATCGGCGTTTTGATCGCACTTCTTCTCCCCGCAGTGATGATGGCCCGCGAGTCGGTTCGCCGCGCCCACTGCACCAACAACCAAAAGCAGATGTTGTTGGCGATGCACAACTATATGGATATGACCGGCGGCAATATTCCCCGCGGCGTGACGGTCGATCACACCACCACCGCGTCGACCTGCGGCGGCGACGACAACAATCCGTACGCCCATACGATTCACACCTTCCTGCTTCCCTTCCTGGAACAGCAGAACCTGTTTGATCAGGTCGACTTTTTGTATGGCATGAAGGCGTCGCAGAACGCCGGGGTACGCCGGACGCGAGTATCGGCCTACGAGTGTCCCAGCGCCGAGATCGGGCCTTACCTGGCGACCGATGGTCCGAACAACTATCCGGTCTCGATGTCGAGCCATGGTTACGGCCAGTGTGGACGATATAGCCCGCCCAACGGCGGCGTCTTTGCGATCTTTTGGGGGCTAAAACATACCTTCGATGGCTCAACCCCGTTGCCGCTGGACCAGGCGAAGCTGGTCGCGCCCGAAATGCGAATGACGCGGATCACCGACGGGCTAAGTAACACGATGGTGATCGGCGAATTTGCGCCGGGCCGCGACTACGTGCTGGAGAACGGCGTCAGCAAATGGCAGTTTGCCCGCAGTTGGTTCAACGGGCAAAGCGTTTCGAGCATCGGCTATACGATCAACGCGAATGGAACCCCGAATAGCCCGAAGGCGACGTGGGGCTCCAGCACTTGGGCCCGCAATCTGTCGACCGTCGGCAGTTTTCACCCGGGCGGAGTGAATGGGGGTTTCATGGACGGCAGCGTCCGCTTCATCCCCGACACAGTCGACGGCCAAATGTGGTTTGCCATGGGAACGCCCAATGGCGGAGAAGTGATTCAGTTTCCGTAG
- a CDS encoding HD domain-containing phosphohydrolase has translation MTNRILLVDDEPNILSGYRRHLRKNFEVEVAEGGKRALEILDAEGPFAVVVSDMQMPDVSGLTVLTHAADKYPDTTRIMLTGNADQETAVTAVNQGRIFRFLNKPCQPDALAAAINVGLRHYELIKAEQALLTKTLAGSVSLLTEVLSMVNPVAFGRTSHIRRTVSGICGQLKLQNAWEIDVAAMLSQVGFVTIPEAVLQRYYNGSSLTPEETASIEDHPRVGKTLIAKIPRLKGVAEIIGAQRLRYDGKDAPKSGGAVGDDIPTGARILKLVTDFDALTAQGIGAPDAISQLTARAGAYDTSLLPLLMKAVDACYVTRLVKLIDLNDSMVFEEAVETTSGQVLVASGQQVSPSIRERLLSFAKSAQGVKQPIKVRCPVENAPKEAAAATPATATTPAGAN, from the coding sequence ATGACGAATCGCATTCTCTTGGTCGATGACGAACCGAATATTTTAAGCGGCTACCGCCGCCATTTGCGGAAGAATTTTGAGGTCGAAGTTGCCGAAGGGGGCAAACGTGCCTTGGAGATTCTGGACGCCGAAGGTCCGTTTGCGGTGGTCGTTTCCGACATGCAAATGCCGGACGTTTCCGGCTTGACCGTGTTGACGCACGCCGCCGACAAATACCCCGACACCACGCGAATCATGCTGACCGGCAACGCCGACCAGGAAACGGCGGTGACCGCGGTTAACCAAGGCCGGATCTTTCGCTTCCTGAACAAGCCATGCCAGCCCGATGCGCTGGCCGCGGCGATCAACGTCGGCCTGCGGCACTACGAATTGATCAAAGCGGAACAAGCGTTGCTGACGAAAACGTTGGCCGGCAGCGTCAGCTTGTTGACCGAAGTGTTGTCGATGGTCAATCCGGTCGCGTTCGGTCGCACCAGTCACATCCGCCGGACTGTCAGCGGCATCTGCGGGCAACTGAAGCTGCAAAACGCATGGGAAATCGACGTCGCCGCGATGCTGTCGCAAGTCGGCTTTGTGACGATTCCGGAGGCGGTTTTGCAGCGCTACTACAACGGATCTTCACTGACGCCGGAAGAGACCGCGTCGATTGAAGATCACCCGCGCGTCGGCAAAACGCTAATCGCCAAGATTCCGCGGCTAAAGGGAGTTGCCGAGATCATCGGCGCTCAGCGATTGCGGTATGACGGTAAGGACGCGCCGAAGTCCGGCGGCGCTGTCGGCGATGACATTCCGACCGGCGCCCGGATCTTGAAGTTGGTGACCGACTTTGATGCGCTGACCGCGCAAGGGATCGGCGCCCCTGATGCGATCTCGCAGCTTACGGCGCGGGCCGGCGCTTACGATACGTCGCTATTACCGCTGTTGATGAAAGCGGTTGACGCATGCTACGTCACCCGCCTGGTGAAGCTGATCGACCTGAACGATTCGATGGTGTTCGAAGAGGCGGTCGAAACGACGTCCGGGCAAGTTCTGGTCGCCAGCGGTCAGCAGGTTTCGCCGTCGATTCGCGAGCGGCTGCTCAGCTTCGCCAAGTCGGCGCAAGGGGTGAAGCAGCCGATCAAAGTTCGTTGCCCGGTTGAGAATGCTCCGAAAGAAGCGGCCGCAGCAACGCCAGCCACGGCGACGACGCCCGCGGGAGCGAACTAA
- a CDS encoding carboxypeptidase-like regulatory domain-containing protein produces MNWKSICLTMALVSVIAGACSQRAVVEKLVNVSGSITMNGKPCRGAEVTFKSPHTRTMGRGVTNGKGEFTVVELMPGEYTVSVLRMSMDGQGIAAEFEAYAGNESPLQAVVSEEQTTFEFQLGM; encoded by the coding sequence ATGAATTGGAAAAGCATCTGCCTGACGATGGCGCTGGTATCGGTGATAGCCGGCGCCTGTAGCCAACGGGCGGTGGTCGAGAAACTGGTTAACGTCTCTGGCTCGATCACGATGAACGGCAAGCCTTGCCGGGGAGCGGAGGTCACCTTCAAGTCGCCCCACACGCGAACGATGGGCCGCGGCGTGACCAACGGAAAAGGAGAGTTCACGGTCGTTGAACTGATGCCGGGCGAGTACACCGTCAGCGTGCTGCGGATGTCGATGGATGGCCAGGGAATCGCCGCCGAGTTTGAAGCCTACGCCGGCAATGAAAGCCCGTTACAGGCGGTCGTGTCGGAGGAACAAACGACGTTTGAGTTCCAGCTCGGCATGTAG
- a CDS encoding FAD-dependent oxidoreductase yields MKLTTGSLLFLLTFASFASAAARDVKTDVCVYAATPSGILAAIAVKKAGREVVIVEPSRWIGGVLGAGLKPMQDCPNYAATGGMTKPLLKSLGQPKEGRRLSTAELSPKQIRADFQVLLDQYEIPVIFEHRIGACQTKDAAIQTASFDLAPFDETGCPPAEPTQRDDLRITAKVFIDAGYEGDLLAAAGCEYRVGRESAEEFDEQAAGVRPVVQKTPIDPYRIAGDPASGLLSMVKADHGLPIGAGDQHTQAYNYRYYTTNDPQHRLPIPVPADYAAEDYELVGRYVAYLAEQESDPEKLRKRLIGIWPGWRNSREWNYQRDSLISMAPLGISQEYAAGDYADKAGVWKAHRDYLAGLRHFMATDARVPQSYRDEVAQLGFDGRYHPDTAGWPHQLYIRIARRLKGRYTITEHDVYNRRQVEDPVALAQYGIDTYPSRRIIVKEGDKTFVANEGNMFVGGSKGPTNVPYPVSYRAITPQADQCTNLLVPICFSATHLGYASARMEPVFMIAGESAGIAAAQAIAEAKPVQEIDMQKFAGSLAAAGQKLQWDPAVDQNGGSGGARLDFATLLKECDQDDDSLVCAAEWSVGKPGYDWLFAFIDADNSGHIDGKEYASFQDYKANNPKWRELLQAKQ; encoded by the coding sequence ATGAAACTCACCACTGGTTCGCTGCTGTTTCTCTTGACCTTCGCTTCGTTCGCTTCCGCCGCGGCGCGAGACGTCAAAACCGACGTCTGCGTCTATGCTGCGACTCCGTCTGGGATCTTGGCGGCAATTGCCGTGAAGAAGGCGGGACGCGAGGTCGTGATCGTCGAACCAAGTCGCTGGATCGGCGGCGTGCTGGGCGCCGGGCTGAAGCCGATGCAGGACTGTCCCAACTATGCGGCGACCGGCGGAATGACGAAGCCGCTGCTGAAAAGCCTGGGTCAACCCAAGGAGGGTCGGCGACTTTCGACCGCCGAGCTTAGCCCGAAACAAATTCGCGCGGATTTTCAGGTGCTGCTCGATCAGTACGAAATCCCGGTGATCTTTGAACATCGGATCGGCGCCTGCCAAACGAAAGACGCCGCGATCCAGACCGCCAGCTTTGATCTCGCCCCGTTCGACGAAACCGGCTGCCCGCCCGCCGAACCTACCCAACGCGACGATCTGCGCATCACGGCCAAAGTCTTCATCGACGCTGGTTACGAAGGGGATCTATTGGCCGCCGCGGGTTGCGAATATCGCGTGGGACGCGAATCGGCCGAAGAGTTTGACGAGCAGGCAGCCGGCGTTCGCCCCGTGGTGCAGAAAACGCCGATCGATCCCTATCGCATCGCGGGCGATCCCGCAAGCGGTTTGCTATCGATGGTCAAAGCCGATCATGGGTTGCCGATTGGCGCTGGGGATCAACATACCCAGGCCTACAACTATCGCTACTACACGACCAACGATCCGCAGCATCGCCTGCCAATTCCGGTTCCTGCCGACTATGCGGCGGAAGATTACGAGCTGGTCGGTCGCTACGTCGCCTATTTGGCCGAACAAGAAAGCGATCCGGAGAAACTGCGGAAGCGGCTAATCGGCATCTGGCCGGGCTGGCGGAATTCGCGGGAATGGAACTATCAGCGCGATTCGTTAATCTCGATGGCGCCGCTGGGGATCAGCCAAGAGTACGCCGCCGGCGACTATGCCGACAAGGCCGGCGTCTGGAAGGCGCATCGCGACTATTTGGCTGGCCTGCGTCATTTCATGGCGACCGATGCTCGCGTGCCGCAGTCGTATCGTGACGAGGTCGCTCAGCTCGGATTCGATGGCCGGTATCATCCCGACACCGCCGGCTGGCCGCATCAGCTTTACATTCGCATCGCCCGCCGCTTGAAGGGACGCTATACGATTACCGAGCATGACGTCTACAACCGCCGCCAGGTGGAAGACCCGGTCGCACTCGCCCAGTATGGCATCGATACCTATCCGTCCCGCCGTATCATCGTGAAAGAAGGAGACAAGACCTTCGTCGCCAACGAAGGAAACATGTTTGTCGGCGGAAGTAAGGGGCCGACCAATGTGCCGTATCCTGTTTCGTATCGAGCGATCACGCCCCAGGCCGACCAATGTACGAATCTGCTGGTTCCGATTTGTTTCTCGGCGACGCACCTGGGATATGCGTCTGCCCGAATGGAGCCGGTCTTCATGATCGCCGGCGAATCGGCAGGCATCGCCGCCGCCCAGGCAATCGCAGAAGCGAAGCCGGTCCAAGAGATCGACATGCAAAAGTTCGCCGGCTCGCTGGCTGCCGCCGGACAGAAGCTGCAATGGGATCCGGCCGTCGACCAGAACGGAGGTTCCGGCGGCGCTCGGCTCGACTTTGCTACCTTGTTGAAAGAATGCGACCAGGATGACGACTCGTTGGTCTGCGCCGCCGAGTGGAGCGTCGGCAAGCCGGGCTACGATTGGCTGTTCGCCTTCATCGACGCCGACAACAGCGGCCACATCGACGGCAAGGAGTACGCATCCTTCCAGGATTACAAAGCGAACAATCCAAAATGGCGCGAACTTCTGCAGGCCAAGCAATAA
- a CDS encoding prenyltransferase/squalene oxidase repeat-containing protein, with product MNRRRFLSIAAAGATLPTVAWSVESEKSRGMGEATVDQAIDWLIAHQSADGAWRSRTYSELRSGIGTTALAALALVRSWKATEPKVVSALGKGVQFLKDQFSRDDSLGVGADYPTYVAAMLIMVLIELESTSERELRERLVTQLIDRQRIGRHGYLPGDADFGGWAPGLEVKADPSAAAANISITSHVLQALRAADAITPEMRTSAETYLRRLQYNDPQSKLVGGFTYTAAFDSPLNKAGFDVATNGKRHALPYHSATCDGLLALAACDPHRQDNSFRLATSALAAMPLPRLSRAPVDVGQIDRVQGGLFFYAAAALSRLPSLTTTGHARLTVWHSLRRSQQVDGCWRNPLPWMREDDPLVATSFAIEAMSALSRPK from the coding sequence ATGAACCGCCGTCGATTCTTGTCGATAGCGGCGGCCGGCGCCACGTTGCCAACAGTCGCTTGGTCCGTCGAAAGCGAAAAGTCCCGAGGCATGGGAGAAGCGACGGTCGACCAGGCGATCGACTGGCTGATCGCACACCAGTCGGCCGATGGCGCTTGGCGATCGCGCACCTATTCGGAGTTGCGATCAGGTATCGGCACGACAGCTCTGGCCGCCCTTGCGTTAGTTCGATCATGGAAAGCGACCGAGCCGAAAGTGGTCTCAGCACTTGGCAAGGGAGTGCAATTTCTCAAAGACCAATTCTCGCGAGATGATTCGTTGGGAGTTGGAGCCGACTATCCGACGTACGTCGCCGCGATGCTGATCATGGTGCTGATCGAATTGGAATCTACCAGTGAGCGGGAACTTCGTGAACGTCTAGTTACGCAACTAATCGACCGACAGCGAATTGGTCGTCATGGCTATCTGCCTGGCGACGCCGATTTTGGCGGATGGGCGCCTGGTTTGGAGGTCAAGGCCGATCCATCCGCGGCGGCCGCAAATATTTCGATCACTTCTCATGTCTTGCAGGCGCTACGCGCCGCCGATGCGATCACGCCCGAAATGAGAACCTCCGCCGAGACTTATCTTCGGCGGCTGCAGTACAACGATCCGCAGTCGAAGCTGGTGGGAGGATTTACGTATACCGCGGCGTTCGACTCGCCCTTGAACAAGGCAGGCTTCGATGTCGCAACGAATGGGAAACGACATGCGCTGCCTTATCATTCGGCGACTTGCGACGGGCTGCTCGCGCTGGCGGCCTGCGACCCGCACCGACAAGACAACTCGTTTCGCTTGGCGACGTCGGCGTTAGCCGCAATGCCGTTGCCGCGGCTTTCCCGAGCGCCGGTCGATGTGGGGCAGATCGACCGCGTCCAGGGAGGCTTGTTTTTCTACGCCGCCGCGGCCCTGTCGCGGTTGCCTTCATTGACGACGACAGGGCACGCGCGTCTCACCGTTTGGCATTCGCTGCGGCGGTCACAACAGGTTGATGGCTGCTGGCGAAATCCACTTCCCTGGATGCGAGAAGACGACCCGCTGGTCGCAACTAGTTTCGCGATTGAGGCAATGTCGGCGCTCAGTCGACCGAAGTAG
- a CDS encoding FAD-dependent oxidoreductase, translating into MKSPLTSLIATLLLTGSVFAAPPASPDRTFDVVVFGATPGGVAAAVAAAREKEVSVALVEPLDIVGGVMSSGLSFSDSNQTDRRVLLGLFEEIHQRIEKKYVARGVKLPYQVKVKDHSSWTYEPHVAENVFHEMLQEAGVQVFLSEKLVDVEKRTSKIVRITTNQGAFRAQTFVDATYEGDLMAKAGVPWTIGRESRDKYGESLAGRQFPKSVVTNVNPYDDNGDLLPLMTAKSAGDVEAGDQRVMTYSFRLCLTKDPANRVAIEKPANYDPARYELVRRYVTAHPPRRLLFDLYPLPGNKLDGNNSIGGQVSIGLVGGPNEWCEASYAERRQIQQDHRDYTEGLFWFMANDPSMPENLQAEMQQMGYCRDEFAKWGHFPPVLYVREGRRMLGRYVLTQRDVLEQLPHEDSIGVSSFPIDSHDVQRVPSDDGKGYVNEGTIFPVRIPGRRVGYAYQVPYRAITPQELDCDNLLVPVALSASHVALSSVRVEPTWIMLGQSAGIAAAMAAKRQVAVQKLPYSELKEHLQAAGQALDLLPLPPMPKPKPLAQAIPLNKLNGIVLDDDQAEKIGVWSHSTNFRPFVHQGYVHDGDEGKGTRKLVFRPEIPKAGKYGLRLAYSPHPTRAANVPITIETDGKRQVVLADETLDLDAGERFRTVATIDLPAGKETTITISNEGTEGFVICDALQLLPVK; encoded by the coding sequence GTGAAATCGCCGCTTACTTCGCTGATCGCTACGCTGCTGCTGACTGGTTCCGTTTTCGCCGCTCCGCCGGCTTCGCCTGATCGCACGTTTGATGTGGTCGTGTTTGGCGCTACGCCTGGCGGGGTTGCGGCCGCGGTCGCCGCTGCCCGCGAAAAAGAGGTCTCGGTCGCCCTGGTCGAGCCGCTCGACATCGTCGGCGGTGTGATGAGCAGCGGACTGAGCTTTAGCGACTCGAACCAAACCGACCGACGCGTGTTGCTGGGCCTGTTCGAGGAGATCCATCAGCGCATCGAAAAGAAGTATGTCGCGCGCGGCGTCAAATTGCCGTATCAGGTCAAGGTGAAAGACCATTCGTCCTGGACCTACGAACCGCATGTCGCTGAGAACGTCTTTCACGAGATGCTGCAAGAGGCGGGCGTCCAGGTTTTCCTTAGCGAAAAACTGGTCGATGTCGAAAAGCGGACTAGTAAGATCGTCCGCATCACCACCAACCAAGGCGCCTTTCGCGCCCAGACCTTCGTCGACGCCACCTACGAAGGGGACTTGATGGCGAAGGCTGGCGTCCCCTGGACGATCGGTCGCGAAAGCCGGGACAAGTATGGCGAGTCGCTTGCCGGCCGGCAGTTCCCCAAGTCGGTGGTGACCAACGTCAATCCGTATGACGACAATGGCGATCTGCTCCCGCTGATGACCGCCAAGAGCGCCGGAGATGTCGAAGCGGGCGACCAGCGGGTGATGACCTACAGCTTTCGCTTGTGTCTGACCAAAGATCCGGCCAATCGCGTGGCGATTGAAAAACCCGCCAATTATGATCCGGCGCGATACGAGTTGGTCCGGCGGTACGTGACCGCGCATCCGCCGCGGCGGCTCTTGTTCGATTTGTATCCGCTACCGGGGAACAAGCTAGACGGCAACAACAGTATTGGCGGGCAAGTCTCGATTGGCTTAGTCGGTGGACCGAACGAGTGGTGCGAAGCCTCTTACGCCGAGCGCCGCCAGATTCAACAAGATCATCGCGACTACACCGAAGGGCTATTCTGGTTCATGGCGAATGATCCCAGCATGCCTGAGAACCTGCAGGCCGAAATGCAGCAGATGGGCTATTGCCGTGACGAGTTCGCCAAGTGGGGCCATTTTCCGCCGGTGTTGTACGTGCGGGAAGGGCGTCGCATGCTGGGGCGTTATGTCCTGACGCAGCGCGACGTGCTAGAGCAGTTGCCGCATGAAGATTCGATCGGGGTCAGTTCGTTTCCGATCGACTCGCATGACGTGCAGCGCGTGCCAAGCGACGATGGCAAAGGCTATGTCAACGAAGGGACGATCTTCCCGGTTCGCATCCCTGGCCGCCGCGTCGGTTACGCCTATCAAGTGCCGTATCGTGCGATCACGCCGCAGGAGCTGGACTGCGACAATCTGTTAGTGCCGGTCGCCCTGTCAGCGTCGCATGTCGCCCTCAGTTCGGTGCGGGTTGAGCCGACCTGGATCATGCTCGGCCAAAGCGCCGGGATCGCCGCCGCGATGGCGGCCAAGCGGCAGGTCGCCGTTCAAAAGCTACCCTATTCCGAACTGAAAGAACATCTGCAAGCGGCCGGGCAAGCGCTCGACCTGTTGCCGTTGCCCCCCATGCCGAAACCGAAGCCGCTCGCCCAGGCGATTCCCCTTAACAAGCTGAATGGGATCGTGCTGGACGATGATCAGGCCGAAAAGATCGGCGTCTGGTCGCACTCGACCAATTTCCGGCCCTTTGTCCATCAAGGTTACGTCCATGACGGCGATGAAGGGAAGGGGACTCGCAAGTTGGTCTTTCGGCCTGAGATCCCCAAGGCGGGCAAGTACGGGCTGCGTCTCGCCTACTCGCCCCATCCGACGCGCGCCGCAAATGTGCCGATTACCATCGAAACCGACGGCAAACGTCAGGTCGTGTTGGCGGACGAAACGCTAGACCTGGACGCCGGTGAGCGGTTCCGCACGGTGGCGACGATCGATTTGCCAGCCGGCAAAGAGACCACGATCACCATCAGCAACGAAGGTACCGAAGGCTTTGTGATTTGCGACGCGCTGCAGCTGTTGCCAGTGAAGTAG
- a CDS encoding prenyltransferase/squalene oxidase repeat-containing protein, whose protein sequence is MTGKTSPYVVLFVCLFYGTGISAVSLESEVWADQPPAENPARTDIETKKTIDRGLTWLVSTIHKDGTVGPDVYHESNLACTAMVGLALMTEGSTAYGGRYSKESRRVLGGVLDLVERRKLDGGESKAETLVQHKIGANADVFLATLYLSEVYYEAPGYEKDIEEALNRLIRHICQSQRADGMWGDESWAPILGTVLGWESLRSAHSAGFKINASSRLVAEALIKRLRDKSKDKGGWMHTFYKNASSLRVLYSMDYRDDPLFAQSVEDLLALTKERSPTFELAGGEEFLSYYLVTQCMLKEPDNAEWAQWHPHVRKALIRLQNGDGSWTGHHCIRDRTFCTAAALMTLLSTNYHLSVSDL, encoded by the coding sequence ATGACTGGAAAAACTTCGCCGTACGTCGTCTTGTTCGTTTGTTTGTTTTATGGGACCGGAATCTCAGCGGTCTCTCTTGAAAGTGAAGTTTGGGCGGACCAACCGCCGGCGGAGAACCCGGCTCGTACCGATATCGAAACGAAAAAGACGATTGATCGTGGTCTGACGTGGCTGGTATCGACCATTCACAAAGATGGAACGGTGGGGCCTGACGTTTACCACGAGTCAAACTTGGCTTGTACAGCGATGGTTGGTTTGGCCTTGATGACCGAAGGAAGCACGGCTTACGGGGGACGGTATTCGAAAGAAAGTCGCCGCGTCTTGGGTGGCGTACTTGATCTGGTGGAACGTCGCAAGTTGGACGGGGGCGAGTCGAAGGCCGAGACGCTTGTGCAGCACAAGATCGGAGCGAACGCCGATGTGTTTCTGGCGACGCTCTATTTGAGCGAGGTCTATTATGAGGCGCCGGGATACGAAAAGGATATCGAAGAAGCGCTGAACCGTTTGATTCGGCACATTTGTCAAAGCCAACGCGCCGACGGCATGTGGGGAGACGAAAGTTGGGCGCCGATCCTGGGAACCGTCCTCGGTTGGGAAAGTCTGCGCTCGGCCCATTCGGCCGGTTTCAAAATCAACGCGTCCTCCCGTTTGGTCGCTGAGGCCCTGATCAAACGTCTCCGCGACAAGTCGAAAGACAAAGGGGGTTGGATGCACACCTTCTACAAAAACGCTTCGTCGCTACGCGTCTTGTACTCGATGGACTATCGGGACGATCCGCTGTTTGCGCAGAGCGTCGAGGACTTGCTGGCGCTGACGAAGGAGCGTTCGCCGACGTTTGAATTGGCTGGGGGCGAAGAGTTCCTGTCGTATTACCTGGTGACGCAGTGCATGCTGAAGGAGCCCGACAACGCTGAGTGGGCCCAGTGGCATCCCCATGTTCGGAAGGCGCTGATCCGACTGCAAAACGGCGACGGAAGCTGGACGGGACATCATTGCATTAGGGACCGGACGTTCTGCACTGCGGCGGCGCTGATGACCCTGTTGTCGACCAACTACCATCTCTCGGTCAGCGATTTATGA
- a CDS encoding LacI family DNA-binding transcriptional regulator codes for MSVDFSRPKRVRLSDIAERVGVSRRAVSAVLLGTGGGRVGVGDQKASEIRSVAEAMGYQPKLAARQLVGKRSHTYGLLVASAGDPLRSFLIQHLDEEAVAHGNRTLIGNTVVAPDRFEKTVQLFTNSGVDGVLCAVHKWLPGDREALLKQHPCTIFYEDPGIDGAAFVATDRVSAARQATHYLLESGRQRIGLALTAIDLAHQKAAQAMVSLLEQMISGAELSPEQRQVRVEP; via the coding sequence ATGTCTGTTGATTTTAGTCGTCCAAAGCGGGTCCGTTTAAGCGATATCGCCGAGCGAGTCGGCGTCTCGCGCCGCGCCGTATCGGCCGTCTTGCTGGGTACCGGCGGAGGTCGGGTCGGCGTCGGCGATCAGAAGGCGAGCGAGATTCGCAGCGTCGCCGAGGCGATGGGTTATCAACCCAAGCTGGCGGCGCGGCAATTGGTCGGCAAGCGATCGCATACATACGGTTTGCTGGTCGCGTCGGCGGGAGATCCGCTCCGCTCGTTTTTGATTCAGCATCTGGACGAAGAAGCGGTCGCCCATGGCAATCGCACCTTGATCGGCAACACGGTTGTGGCGCCTGACCGCTTTGAGAAGACGGTCCAGCTGTTTACCAATAGCGGCGTCGACGGCGTGCTGTGCGCCGTTCATAAGTGGTTGCCTGGCGATCGAGAGGCGCTGCTGAAGCAACACCCCTGCACCATCTTCTACGAAGATCCAGGGATCGACGGCGCCGCGTTTGTAGCGACCGATCGGGTGAGCGCTGCCCGGCAAGCGACTCATTACTTGCTGGAGTCCGGACGCCAACGGATAGGACTGGCGCTGACGGCCATCGACCTGGCGCACCAAAAAGCGGCGCAGGCGATGGTTTCGTTGCTCGAACAGATGATCAGCGGCGCGGAGCTTTCGCCCGAGCAGCGCCAAGTGCGGGTGGAGCCGTAG